In the genome of Dermacentor andersoni chromosome 3, qqDerAnde1_hic_scaffold, whole genome shotgun sequence, one region contains:
- the LOC140216638 gene encoding uncharacterized protein: MSFTGLAPPPFFLPTPGRPSLPWEQWEQMFNVYLLASGAAAFKPEQRKAILLHCLGAEGQRIYQTLHAGTSAAARADDKSVVAPPDEYDSALAALRHQFSTSRNVIIERHRFHRRSQHTGESVHDFVAALRELASHCSFASKDDALRDQFVAGVASTRVRERLLLEGFTLSFENSVRIALQFEQAAEELKEFSASVEAISLRQRRKPSSHSSKKKRNSRPAATVEQNLTRSAGGSRAPQRNRPPQRNREQL; this comes from the coding sequence atgagcttcaccgggcttgctccgccaccgttcttccttccgacgcccggccgtccctcattgccatgggagcagtgggagcagatgttcaacgtgtacttgctggcatccggagccgccgcattcaagccggagcaacgcaaggctattcttttgcattgtttgggggcggagggccagcgtatttatcagacgctacatgcagggacgagcgccgcagcacgcgccgatgacaagtctgtcgtggcccctcctgacgaatacgactctgcactcgccgcattacggcaccagttttcgacgtcgcgcaacgttatcatcgagcgtcatcgctttcaccgccgcagccaacacacaggcgagtccgttcatgactttgttgccgctctacgggagctagcgtcacattgttcgtTTGCCTCGAAAGATGATGCTTTGCGGGACCAATTCGTTGCCGGCGTAGCTTCCActcgcgtacgtgagcggttactgctcgagggtttcacactttcattcgagaattctgttcgaattgcacttcagtttgagcaggcggctgaagagctaaaggagttttctgcttcggtcgaagcaatttcgttgcggcagcgtcgaaaaccatcatcgcattcttcgaaaaaaaaaaggaattcacgaccggcagccaccgtagagcagaatttaacgaggagcgcgggcggctcacgtgcgccgcagcgGAACCGCCCCCCTCAGCGGAACCGAGAACAGCTG
- the LOC140216845 gene encoding putative nuclease HARBI1 — translation MKKMAAPLIAMAVALRRRRREQGEPDDAFDMPDDHFRRRFRLSKGTVRLLCEELAGELEAERATGLSVERKVLCALRFFATGSFQASVGSEETIRVSQSTVSECVRRVAEAVVNAGARNKWVHFPKTAEEKAAVKEGFLRRGVIPGVIGCVDGSLIAIIAPKGERKAVFMCRKGYYALNCMFICDADMKILALDPMRPGSDHDAFVWRTTWLRRRFQAGRIVNAGEYLLGDSGYPLEPWLLTPVPGHPPVHTAEGQYNTAHAAMRSVVERCIGLLKSRFRCLQRYRTLLYEPERAANIVAACAVLHNLRLSEGDESGDDSDDDSSSSSSSSELDNNGDPTPHSLPRNTGSRMHYLRGRAVRDNVIGMFGTTRAQHMRYLRSVRRQLRRQQQRQHR, via the exons atgaaaaaaatggccgcccctctgatcgctatggccgtggctcttcgccgtcgccggcgtgaacagggagagccagacgacgcgtttgacatgccggatgaccattttcgacggcgttttcgcctctcgaagggaacggtgcggttgttgtgcgaggaactggcgggggaactagaagctgagcgagcgacgggactgtcggtggagcggaaagtgttgtgtgcgctgcgcttctttgctaccgggagcttccaagcgtccgttgggagcgaggagacgatccgtgtgtcgcagtcgacggtgagcgagtgcgtgcgacgtgtggcagaggctgtcgtgaacgcaggggcccgcaacaagtgggtccattttccaaagacagccgaggaaaaggcagccgtgaaggagggtttccttcggcgcggcgttatccccggcgtcatcggatgcgtagacggcagcctcatagccatcatcgcacccaagggtgagcgcaaggctgtgttcatgtgccgcaagggatactacgccctcaactgcatgttc atctgcgacgcggacatgaaaatcttggccttggaccctatgcgaccggggtcggaccacgacgcttttgtctggcggacgacatggttgcgccggcggttccaagcggggcgcatcgtgaatgccggggaatacctcctcg gtgacagtggctaccccttggagccgtggctcctgaccccggttcctggccatcctccagtgcacacagccgaggggcagtacaacacagcacatgccgccatgcgttccgtagtggagaggtgcattgggctcttaaagagccgtttccgctgtcttcagcgatatcgcaccctcctctacgagccggaacgtgcagccaacattgtcgcggcatgtgctgtgttgcacaaccttcgcctttctgaaggcgacgagtcaggcgatgacagtgatgacgacagcagcagcagcagtagtagtagtgagcttgacaataacggcgaccccacgccacacagtctgccccgtaacacgggctctagaatgcactacttgagagggcgggctgttcgcgacaatgtcattggcatgtttggcacaacccgtgcgcagcacatgcgttatttgaggagcgtgcggcggcagctgcgacgtcaacagcagcgtcagcatcgttag